A single genomic interval of uncultured Desulfobacter sp. harbors:
- the rsmA gene encoding 16S rRNA (adenine(1518)-N(6)/adenine(1519)-N(6))-dimethyltransferase RsmA, with protein sequence MTHPGELLKKNGVYAGKELGQNFLSSPATAQMIVDRTGVDKETTVLEIGPGLGAITLPLARACKQVVAVEKDRRIIPLLEGELAEEEIRNVTIINQDILKTDIRQIAGTEKLVVIGNLPYNISSQILFKLITVRQVVTRAFLMFQKELAERLLSSPGTKDYSRLSAVVQYASKISRVTDLGANNFFPRPEVDSTVLRFDFFETQGMGEEDETLLFSVIKAGFSKRRKTLHNAMSGGELGLTKKIVGTALENAGIDASRRAETLSVQEFIDLSKAVGRVITQ encoded by the coding sequence ATGACGCATCCTGGTGAGTTATTAAAAAAAAACGGGGTATATGCCGGAAAAGAGTTGGGGCAAAATTTTTTGTCCAGCCCGGCTACAGCCCAGATGATTGTGGATAGAACCGGGGTTGATAAAGAAACGACCGTACTTGAAATCGGTCCGGGTTTAGGCGCAATCACCCTGCCTTTGGCAAGGGCTTGCAAGCAGGTTGTGGCCGTTGAAAAAGACCGCCGAATAATTCCTTTGCTTGAAGGGGAACTGGCCGAAGAAGAAATCCGCAATGTTACAATTATCAATCAGGACATTTTAAAAACAGATATAAGACAGATCGCAGGGACAGAAAAACTTGTGGTGATTGGGAATCTGCCGTACAATATTTCATCCCAGATCCTTTTTAAGCTGATTACAGTCCGGCAGGTTGTGACCCGCGCGTTTCTGATGTTTCAAAAGGAACTTGCCGAACGCCTTCTTTCATCACCCGGCACCAAAGACTATTCAAGACTTTCTGCGGTGGTTCAGTATGCATCAAAAATCAGCCGGGTTACAGATCTTGGGGCCAATAATTTTTTCCCCAGGCCGGAAGTGGACTCCACGGTCCTGCGCTTTGATTTTTTCGAAACCCAAGGCATGGGAGAAGAGGACGAGACCCTGTTATTCAGCGTAATCAAGGCAGGATTTTCCAAACGAAGAAAAACCCTTCACAATGCCATGTCCGGCGGGGAACTGGGCCTGACAAAAAAAATCGTGGGTACTGCCCTTGAAAATGCGGGCATTGACGCCTCACGGCGGGCTGAAACCCTAAGTGTACAGGAATTCATAGACCTTTCAAAAGCGGTGGGAAGGGTTATCACTCAATGA
- a CDS encoding Rossmann-like and DUF2520 domain-containing protein, translated as MNTPKRRFSVIGCGRVGICLAAFLFKKEYEPAGFFSRSKTSAQAARKAAGCGTVFDTAAECARAGDLVFITTPDGIIESICGDLAQQNALGPETMVFHLSGAHSSEILAQAKQAGAVVGSIHPLQSFTLYEPGQASPFEGINISVEGDPHAVSQGKDIAEALGAQAFAIPTESKTLYHASAVVASNYLVTLVRFALTLLMETGLREDVAFEILSPLIQGTLFNIGSKGCTRALTGPVVRGDHETVSRHLADIDEKLPEFSDLYRLLGTHTLDIAKAGEGLPEEAEEILSKLFEM; from the coding sequence ATGAATACGCCTAAACGTAGATTTTCCGTGATCGGCTGTGGACGAGTGGGGATCTGTCTGGCCGCATTTCTCTTTAAAAAGGAGTATGAACCTGCAGGTTTTTTCAGCAGGAGCAAAACCTCGGCCCAGGCCGCCAGAAAAGCAGCCGGATGCGGCACGGTGTTTGATACGGCTGCTGAGTGTGCCCGGGCCGGGGACCTTGTTTTTATCACCACCCCTGACGGTATAATAGAGTCTATTTGCGGTGATCTTGCCCAACAAAATGCCCTGGGACCGGAAACCATGGTTTTCCACCTGTCAGGCGCCCATTCTTCAGAAATTCTTGCCCAGGCAAAGCAGGCCGGGGCCGTTGTGGGCTCCATTCATCCCCTACAGTCCTTTACCCTTTATGAACCGGGGCAGGCAAGCCCCTTTGAAGGAATCAATATTTCTGTTGAAGGTGACCCCCATGCCGTTTCCCAGGGCAAGGACATTGCTGAAGCCCTTGGCGCTCAGGCCTTTGCCATCCCAACGGAATCCAAAACCCTTTACCATGCCTCAGCTGTGGTTGCATCCAACTACCTTGTGACCCTGGTTCGGTTTGCCCTGACCCTTTTAATGGAAACAGGGCTTCGGGAAGATGTGGCATTTGAAATTTTGTCGCCCTTGATCCAGGGCACCCTTTTTAATATCGGGTCCAAGGGCTGCACCCGTGCCCTGACAGGCCCTGTGGTCCGGGGGGATCATGAAACAGTATCCCGGCACCTGGCTGACATTGACGAAAAACTGCCGGAATTTTCAGACCTGTACCGTCTGCTGGGCACCCATACACTGGATATTGCCAAAGCCGGGGAAGGACTGCCTGAAGAAGCGGAAGAAATATTATCCAAACTTTTTGAAATGTAA
- a CDS encoding BrxA family protein produces MTDSTKTRYTTQLQAGLGLVEETKSLLSIYNDGMTATQLYDTALESGLFPMVSARRLRNIIVECFSPRYLKTDSAKYLKLISQNSPTPVFNQFLLVFTALANRIFFDFIIEVYWNRYAGGRDALSRDEAKDFVSKAVNDGKTKKPWSETTIRRVSSYLIGCCADYDLLSSKRSSVRQIQSIRLQEHILFFFSYWLHFQRMGDNSMIKHDLWQLFGMTPGDIREELKRISKKGWLIVQSAGDVTRISWRFNSLEEVVDVIIES; encoded by the coding sequence ATGACAGACAGTACAAAAACAAGATATACAACGCAACTTCAAGCAGGATTAGGCCTTGTAGAAGAGACAAAGTCATTATTGTCGATTTACAATGATGGAATGACAGCCACTCAACTCTATGATACCGCCCTTGAGTCCGGGCTGTTCCCTATGGTTTCTGCCAGGCGGTTGAGAAATATAATCGTTGAATGTTTTTCACCAAGATATTTAAAGACAGACTCGGCCAAGTATTTGAAACTAATAAGCCAAAATTCACCAACACCTGTTTTTAACCAATTTCTATTGGTATTCACTGCGCTGGCCAATCGGATTTTTTTTGATTTTATAATAGAGGTTTATTGGAACCGGTATGCCGGCGGACGAGATGCGCTGTCAAGGGATGAGGCAAAAGATTTTGTCAGCAAAGCGGTTAATGACGGAAAAACGAAAAAGCCCTGGTCTGAAACTACCATACGCAGAGTATCATCTTATTTAATCGGATGCTGTGCCGATTATGACCTGTTATCGTCAAAACGGTCTTCTGTGCGACAAATTCAATCCATCCGGCTTCAAGAGCATATTCTGTTCTTTTTTTCATATTGGCTTCATTTTCAAAGGATGGGGGACAACAGCATGATTAAGCATGACCTATGGCAGCTATTTGGAATGACCCCAGGCGATATCCGGGAAGAACTCAAACGAATTTCAAAAAAAGGCTGGCTGATAGTCCAATCCGCCGGAGATGTGACAAGAATCAGCTGGCGCTTTAACAGTTTGGAGGAGGTCGTTGATGTCATCATTGAAAGCTGA
- a CDS encoding YeeE/YedE thiosulfate transporter family protein has protein sequence MNGQLNWFKGGLLLGAAFLLAVALVKPIGVSTQFVIADGIVWNLFSDTVIKKDTASKSGYASPNAYLNKSGGKYAKNVAKPLNYSFVFVIAMVIGAFISAQLGGPKPTTQDRIAPEPWRNRFGEKSVLRYVTVFLAGMLVLFGARLAGGCTSGHMMSGMMQTSLSGYLFALGTFAVAVPIAVLVYKRN, from the coding sequence ATGAATGGACAATTGAACTGGTTTAAAGGCGGCCTTTTACTGGGCGCCGCATTTCTTCTGGCGGTAGCCCTCGTGAAACCCATCGGGGTGTCCACCCAATTTGTCATTGCCGACGGCATTGTTTGGAATCTATTCTCCGACACTGTGATTAAAAAAGATACGGCAAGCAAATCAGGATATGCCAGCCCCAATGCATATTTGAATAAAAGCGGCGGAAAATACGCTAAAAACGTTGCAAAGCCTTTAAACTACAGTTTCGTATTTGTCATTGCCATGGTTATTGGTGCCTTTATATCGGCACAACTGGGCGGACCAAAACCAACGACCCAGGACCGGATTGCCCCTGAGCCCTGGCGAAACCGTTTCGGAGAAAAATCTGTGCTGCGGTATGTAACGGTATTTTTAGCCGGTATGCTGGTTCTATTCGGTGCACGTCTGGCCGGCGGGTGTACCAGCGGGCATATGATGAGCGGTATGATGCAAACATCGTTGAGCGGATATCTATTTGCCCTTGGGACATTTGCCGTTGCCGTTCCCATTGCCGTACTTGTTTACAAAAGAAATTAG
- a CDS encoding YciI family protein yields the protein MQFIVIGRDGTDENALERRMAAREAHLETAKKMYESGNWLYAAAILNDEGKMAGSMIVCDFKSREALEREWLDNEAYVKGNVWETVEIKEAAVAPFWAPKC from the coding sequence ATGCAGTTTATCGTAATCGGCCGGGACGGCACAGATGAAAATGCCCTGGAAAGAAGAATGGCCGCCAGGGAGGCACACCTTGAAACCGCCAAGAAGATGTACGAATCCGGTAATTGGCTCTATGCCGCCGCTATTCTCAACGACGAAGGGAAAATGGCCGGCTCTATGATTGTCTGTGATTTTAAATCCAGGGAAGCATTGGAAAGGGAATGGCTGGACAACGAGGCCTATGTAAAGGGCAATGTCTGGGAGACAGTCGAGATCAAGGAAGCAGCCGTGGCCCCCTTTTGGGCTCCAAAATGCTGA
- a CDS encoding BrxE family protein, protein MKPDSMESICETRILVGFLGEKQQASWWGSSFLSSSSKAFLGPIYPNSIDIAQYSGVCQAASIVHDEHIGIGKHYHLYRLPDAIEQGLFKYIQTHKVFDNILHCLKTSDTATERLKELGEEAVEKSDGPIPVGQYADNKLDALIQVSRSHYITAFESGYRTFPYMRCI, encoded by the coding sequence ATGAAACCGGACTCGATGGAGAGTATATGTGAAACCAGAATACTGGTAGGCTTTTTAGGGGAAAAACAGCAGGCATCCTGGTGGGGTTCTTCTTTTTTGTCATCATCAAGCAAGGCCTTTCTTGGGCCGATTTATCCTAATTCCATTGATATTGCTCAATATAGCGGTGTCTGTCAGGCAGCTTCAATTGTCCATGATGAACACATAGGAATAGGCAAACATTATCACCTCTACCGTCTCCCAGATGCTATAGAGCAGGGACTTTTTAAATACATACAGACGCATAAAGTATTTGACAACATATTGCATTGCCTGAAGACCAGCGACACAGCGACTGAAAGACTCAAAGAATTGGGAGAAGAGGCTGTTGAGAAATCAGATGGCCCTATTCCTGTGGGCCAATACGCTGATAATAAATTAGACGCATTGATTCAAGTATCCCGGTCACACTATATAACAGCATTTGAAAGTGGATATAGAACGTTTCCTTACATGAGATGCATATGA
- a CDS encoding DUF6691 family protein, which produces MTIFLAIILGIFFGFALQRVGATNPANIINMLRLTDLHLMKAIFFAIGLSSTLLFVLMSIGLIDPGHLSVKSSYFGVIIGGAIMGVGFAVAGYCPGTGLTAIADGRKDALFFVGGGLLGALIYTLVYGSIQNTWLFEKIAGGSVMLATGSDTFQALLPAIPGTLLAACIGIVFMIIAWILPERV; this is translated from the coding sequence ATGACTATTTTTCTTGCCATAATACTCGGTATTTTTTTTGGATTTGCGTTACAACGGGTGGGGGCCACTAATCCGGCAAACATTATCAACATGCTGCGCCTGACCGATCTACATTTGATGAAAGCCATCTTTTTTGCCATCGGCCTTAGTTCAACCCTGTTATTTGTACTCATGAGTATAGGTCTTATTGATCCGGGTCACCTTTCCGTTAAAAGCAGTTACTTTGGCGTGATTATCGGCGGGGCTATTATGGGGGTTGGGTTTGCCGTGGCCGGTTACTGCCCGGGTACGGGCCTGACAGCTATAGCGGATGGGCGTAAAGATGCTTTATTTTTCGTGGGTGGCGGACTTTTAGGTGCCCTGATTTATACCTTGGTATACGGCAGTATTCAAAACACATGGCTGTTTGAGAAAATAGCAGGCGGCAGCGTGATGCTGGCCACAGGCTCGGATACGTTTCAAGCACTTTTACCCGCCATTCCGGGCACTCTGTTGGCAGCCTGCATTGGGATCGTTTTTATGATCATCGCATGGATTCTGCCTGAAAGAGTATAG
- a CDS encoding insulinase family protein: MNKTAFTPGQAICGYKIQQVSPLPAINAHLIQLVHEKTNAVHIHIANEDKENTFGVFFRTVPTDSTGVAHILEHTVLCGSEKYKVRDPFFSMLKRTLSTFMNAFTASDWTMYPFSTQNKKDYYNLMDVYLDAAFFPDIDHLSFKQEGHRLELEPGENGEPELVYKGVVYNEMKGAMSSPGQVMSRALLKGLYPDTTYANNSGGEPADIPKLTHEDLKAFHARYYHPSNSYFYTYGDLPLEESLRFIEKKVLSRFDFLEMDTRVPSQPRWQAPKTMTQPYAYSDTTNIAAKYQGCVAWLTPDIADHFEMLVMAVLEQILLGNSASPLRKALIDSALGSALCDGTGFDSDNRDTMFVCGLKDIEVSAVPEVEKLVFETLETLVDKGIDQHLIDSAIHQIEFSRKEITNTPYPYGIKLLMGVASVIIHEGDPVTAINIDGDLEKLQEELAKGPFLEGRIRRYFLDNPHKLLFTLAPDKDIEAREAENVRHELQKMRKSLGEAELAQINKDAEALKKRQETEENLDVLPTLALEDVPPEIEIVHPDTIEGITCATAFDKATSGILYFTCPVGAGNIAPDLFPMVPFFARAFTNTGTKSSSYVQMAERMDLYTGGISMAPFSGTHFDQKGDGHSFLALQGKALDRNIDHLFDMVDEYINDSGFKDHDRLKSLILQYQAGLEASIVGSGHRYAISLSARHLSTAASINELWHGIAQYTRIKDLTARVNNEKTGAQALAELEKDFSAMTSAIMRKDNFKPAVIGSASSMIQADKRIENIYDNLPNGNSQAFYTPQIKTDTLQPYDGWMTNTTVSFVGQSFKAVRISHEDAPALSVIAKLLRSLFLHREIREKGGAYGGFALYNMEEGIFSFGSYRDPHIKRTLDVYADACDFITQGQFTGTDVKEAILQVCSDIDKPETPAPSAMKAFYRQITKLSDEIRKGFKDALLGLDKQKVAETAGRYFFRDDAAKGISVISSKPLLEQANQELETEGRKPLTLYKI; this comes from the coding sequence ATGAATAAGACTGCATTTACACCCGGGCAGGCCATCTGCGGCTACAAAATTCAACAGGTATCGCCCCTGCCTGCAATTAACGCCCATCTCATTCAACTGGTCCACGAAAAGACAAACGCTGTGCATATCCACATTGCCAACGAAGATAAGGAAAATACGTTTGGGGTGTTTTTCAGAACCGTGCCCACGGATTCCACAGGGGTTGCCCATATTCTTGAGCATACCGTGCTGTGCGGGTCCGAAAAATACAAGGTCCGGGATCCTTTCTTTTCCATGCTTAAACGAACCCTGTCTACCTTCATGAATGCATTCACCGCATCAGACTGGACCATGTATCCCTTTTCCACCCAGAATAAAAAAGATTATTACAACCTGATGGATGTTTATCTGGATGCGGCGTTTTTTCCGGATATTGATCACTTAAGCTTCAAGCAGGAAGGCCATCGGCTTGAATTGGAACCAGGGGAAAACGGGGAACCTGAACTGGTATACAAAGGGGTGGTTTACAATGAAATGAAAGGTGCCATGTCCTCACCCGGCCAGGTCATGTCCCGGGCCCTGCTTAAAGGGCTTTATCCGGACACCACCTATGCCAATAATTCCGGCGGCGAACCTGCAGATATTCCAAAACTCACCCACGAGGATCTTAAGGCGTTTCATGCAAGGTATTATCATCCGTCCAACAGTTATTTTTATACGTATGGGGATTTGCCCCTGGAAGAGAGCTTACGCTTTATTGAAAAAAAGGTTCTCTCCAGATTTGATTTTCTTGAAATGGACACCCGGGTGCCTTCCCAGCCCCGGTGGCAGGCCCCTAAAACCATGACCCAGCCATATGCTTACTCAGATACTACTAATATCGCCGCTAAATACCAGGGGTGTGTGGCTTGGCTGACGCCTGATATAGCGGACCATTTTGAAATGCTGGTAATGGCGGTGCTTGAACAGATTCTCCTTGGAAATTCCGCATCCCCCTTGCGAAAAGCACTTATTGACAGCGCCCTGGGGTCTGCCCTGTGCGATGGTACAGGGTTTGACTCAGATAATCGGGATACCATGTTTGTCTGCGGGTTGAAAGATATTGAAGTCTCTGCAGTCCCCGAAGTGGAGAAACTTGTTTTTGAAACCCTTGAAACCCTTGTCGACAAAGGAATTGATCAACATTTAATAGATTCTGCCATCCACCAAATCGAATTTTCCCGCAAGGAGATCACCAATACACCATACCCGTATGGCATAAAACTGCTTATGGGTGTTGCTTCAGTCATCATTCATGAAGGTGATCCCGTAACCGCCATCAATATTGACGGTGATTTGGAAAAATTGCAGGAAGAACTGGCTAAAGGCCCTTTCCTGGAAGGTCGAATTCGCCGGTATTTTTTGGATAATCCCCACAAGCTGCTGTTTACCCTTGCCCCGGATAAAGATATTGAAGCCCGCGAGGCCGAAAATGTACGCCATGAACTTCAGAAAATGCGAAAATCATTGGGTGAAGCAGAACTGGCGCAGATCAATAAGGATGCAGAAGCCCTGAAAAAACGCCAGGAAACAGAAGAAAACCTGGATGTTTTGCCCACCCTGGCACTTGAAGACGTACCCCCTGAGATCGAAATCGTCCATCCTGACACGATAGAGGGCATTACTTGTGCCACCGCCTTTGACAAGGCCACTTCGGGAATCCTCTATTTTACCTGCCCGGTAGGTGCCGGAAACATTGCGCCGGATCTTTTCCCCATGGTGCCGTTTTTTGCCCGGGCCTTTACGAATACAGGTACAAAAAGTTCTTCCTATGTGCAGATGGCCGAGCGTATGGACCTTTATACCGGCGGCATTTCCATGGCTCCTTTTTCCGGCACCCATTTTGACCAAAAAGGTGACGGCCACTCCTTTCTGGCGTTGCAGGGAAAAGCGTTGGACCGGAATATTGACCATCTTTTTGATATGGTGGATGAATATATAAATGACAGTGGATTCAAAGACCATGACCGTCTCAAAAGTCTGATTTTACAATATCAGGCAGGTCTTGAAGCCTCCATTGTCGGATCTGGTCACAGGTATGCGATAAGCCTGTCTGCCCGGCACCTGTCAACGGCTGCCAGTATCAATGAACTATGGCATGGCATCGCCCAGTACACACGGATCAAGGATCTTACCGCCAGGGTGAATAATGAAAAAACAGGGGCCCAGGCCCTGGCTGAACTGGAGAAAGACTTTTCTGCCATGACTTCGGCCATCATGAGAAAAGATAATTTTAAACCTGCTGTTATCGGGTCTGCTTCGTCCATGATTCAGGCAGACAAGCGCATTGAAAACATTTACGACAACCTGCCCAACGGTAACAGCCAGGCATTTTATACACCGCAGATAAAAACCGATACCCTGCAGCCCTACGATGGCTGGATGACCAATACAACTGTCTCCTTTGTGGGACAGTCCTTTAAAGCGGTGCGCATATCCCATGAAGACGCACCGGCTTTGTCCGTTATTGCCAAGCTTTTGCGTTCCCTGTTTCTACACCGGGAAATCAGGGAAAAAGGTGGGGCATACGGCGGATTTGCCCTGTATAATATGGAAGAGGGTATTTTTTCATTTGGCTCCTACCGTGACCCCCATATCAAACGGACCTTGGATGTTTACGCAGATGCCTGTGATTTTATCACCCAGGGACAGTTCACCGGGACAGACGTAAAAGAAGCGATCCTTCAGGTCTGTTCGGACATTGATAAGCCGGAAACACCGGCACCTTCTGCCATGAAGGCTTTTTATCGCCAAATAACCAAGTTATCCGATGAGATCCGCAAGGGGTTCAAGGATGCGCTGCTGGGTTTAGACAAGCAAAAGGTCGCGGAAACGGCAGGCCGGTATTTTTTCCGGGATGACGCTGCCAAGGGTATTTCCGTAATCTCCTCAAAACCACTGCTGGAACAGGCCAATCAGGAACTGGAGACAGAAGGGCGTAAGCCGCTGACTCTTTATAAAATATAG
- a CDS encoding BREX protein BrxB domain-containing protein, which translates to MSSLKADFTELVKRIKAGRELGHASFEPIFYLVFSPEQILDVKRQMPAWTAKLKNEGWKVNIFSMATEINKLLEAAPLRKIWLAADAKAPLQWDKTNKALANALCNGALQKKMEAVLEGLETDPKNLLLVTDIEALHPYMRIGAIESRLQGKFSIPTIFFYPGTRTGKTQLKFLGFYPEDGNYRSVHVGG; encoded by the coding sequence ATGTCATCATTGAAAGCTGATTTTACTGAATTGGTCAAACGGATAAAAGCCGGACGGGAGCTTGGCCATGCCAGTTTCGAACCTATATTTTATCTGGTTTTTTCTCCGGAACAAATCCTTGACGTTAAGCGTCAAATGCCTGCATGGACCGCCAAGCTCAAAAATGAAGGGTGGAAGGTGAATATTTTCTCCATGGCAACAGAAATCAACAAGCTCCTTGAAGCCGCACCCCTTCGAAAGATCTGGCTGGCTGCCGATGCCAAGGCACCGCTGCAGTGGGATAAAACCAATAAAGCGCTTGCCAATGCCCTTTGCAATGGCGCGCTGCAAAAAAAAATGGAAGCCGTACTGGAAGGCCTGGAAACAGATCCCAAAAATCTACTGCTAGTCACCGATATTGAAGCCTTGCATCCGTATATGAGGATTGGCGCCATTGAAAGCAGGCTCCAGGGTAAATTCAGTATTCCAACGATATTCTTTTATCCCGGAACACGAACGGGAAAAACCCAGCTGAAGTTTTTAGGATTTTATCCGGAAGACGGCAATTACAGATCAGTTCACGTGGGTGGTTGA
- a CDS encoding ribose-phosphate pyrophosphokinase, with protein MTDDLKIFSGGSNPNLATEICKHIGIPLSPMKVSRFSNDNLFVQIKESVREDDVFVVQSLTTPVSDHLMELMLTLDALRSASAKRITAVIPYYSYARSDKKDAPRISIAARLVADLLKAAGADRVLTMDLHADAVHGFFSIPVDHLTAMPTICDYFAALLDLSKVVVVATDAGGAKRAGRFAQRLDTSLAIIDKRRLSDSNVEQGLVVGNVKGLNAIVFDDEISTGGTLVSTVDTLKRAGAAKVYVGATHPVLCGQAVKNLSQTFISEIVVTNTVNIPAEKQFPQLKPLSVAPLFARAIKHIHTGESVSALFKP; from the coding sequence ATGACAGACGATTTAAAAATATTTTCCGGTGGATCCAATCCAAATCTGGCAACGGAAATCTGTAAGCATATCGGAATTCCTTTAAGTCCTATGAAGGTATCCCGGTTTTCAAATGACAATTTATTCGTTCAAATAAAAGAAAGTGTCAGGGAAGATGATGTATTCGTGGTCCAGTCTTTAACTACGCCTGTCAGTGACCACCTCATGGAGCTGATGCTTACCCTGGATGCCTTGCGTAGCGCATCTGCCAAACGGATTACCGCCGTCATCCCTTATTATTCATATGCCAGGTCCGATAAAAAAGATGCCCCAAGAATTTCCATTGCTGCCCGCCTGGTGGCGGATCTTTTGAAAGCTGCCGGAGCAGACCGGGTACTGACTATGGATTTGCACGCCGATGCCGTGCATGGATTTTTCAGCATTCCCGTGGATCATTTAACAGCCATGCCCACAATCTGTGATTATTTTGCAGCGCTTTTGGACCTGTCAAAGGTGGTGGTGGTGGCTACGGATGCCGGCGGGGCTAAAAGAGCCGGCCGGTTTGCCCAACGTCTGGACACTTCCCTTGCCATTATTGACAAGCGTCGGCTCAGCGATTCCAATGTTGAGCAGGGGCTGGTTGTGGGTAATGTAAAGGGTTTGAATGCCATTGTTTTTGATGATGAAATATCCACAGGGGGAACCCTGGTGAGCACTGTGGATACCTTGAAACGGGCAGGTGCGGCTAAGGTTTATGTTGGTGCGACCCATCCGGTGCTTTGCGGCCAGGCCGTAAAAAATTTAAGCCAAACGTTCATATCTGAGATCGTTGTTACCAATACGGTGAATATCCCTGCAGAAAAGCAGTTTCCCCAGCTTAAACCCTTGTCTGTAGCACCGCTTTTTGCCCGGGCTATCAAACATATCCATACAGGGGAAAGTGTATCAGCGCTTTTTAAACCATAA
- a CDS encoding HD domain-containing phosphohydrolase, which produces MIKSRISIDKLIDVVRQGGRVKTGVDVYDGNGTLLLSKNVVVDKTKPLKIIRNNGLRHVPVASNGGVFDASGNKIDMGPANIPDPLPDSFFDPEPVKTQNVTERLKEILELRRFAEAISFKAQAIIKNAVEQIRQTKGEFDVDAVSNQASELASFAEQNHHPFAYAPREWFFYDDYLYSHAAHVCALGSQVLHRFNNAFSNVMEKSLWSSSALVDKKASGMFSYYYPQEIDEMSFGLFIYDLGKSMVPEYLLNKTSPLSKDETELLRRHTKDFGFTIIEKNHLGSTVLSNMIRYHHGPLYEGEPGCYPMGLECGMMPPYVRICKLMDIYDAMTSKRSYQDAVNQVTAVTGLFRSYVHKDPILQFILHAFVKTVGLYPPGSIVFLKSGQMAYVLENEGPLVLPFTDKNQVPLTSRPDPFNAGEQTGLLAIDSDRSIRQPKKIWDCLPAFIREIALPKDQVAAAVAAAISPI; this is translated from the coding sequence ATGATTAAATCAAGAATTTCCATAGATAAGCTGATTGATGTTGTCCGCCAGGGCGGCCGGGTTAAAACCGGGGTGGATGTGTATGACGGTAACGGCACGTTGCTTCTATCCAAAAATGTGGTGGTGGATAAGACAAAACCGCTGAAAATCATTCGGAACAATGGCCTTCGGCATGTACCCGTGGCAAGTAACGGCGGTGTGTTTGACGCATCCGGTAATAAAATAGACATGGGGCCTGCCAACATACCCGACCCTTTGCCGGATTCATTTTTTGATCCGGAACCCGTCAAAACTCAGAATGTTACTGAACGGCTTAAGGAAATCCTGGAATTGCGCAGGTTTGCCGAAGCCATAAGCTTCAAAGCCCAGGCCATCATAAAAAATGCTGTGGAGCAAATCCGTCAGACAAAGGGTGAGTTTGATGTGGATGCCGTATCAAATCAGGCATCGGAGCTTGCATCATTTGCCGAACAGAACCACCATCCTTTTGCATACGCGCCAAGGGAGTGGTTTTTCTATGATGACTATTTATACAGCCATGCCGCCCATGTCTGCGCCTTGGGCTCCCAGGTATTGCACCGGTTTAACAATGCTTTTTCAAACGTAATGGAAAAATCGCTATGGTCATCATCCGCACTTGTGGACAAAAAAGCTTCCGGAATGTTTTCCTATTACTACCCCCAAGAGATAGATGAGATGTCCTTTGGCCTGTTCATCTATGATCTGGGAAAATCCATGGTGCCGGAATATCTTTTAAACAAAACATCTCCCTTGAGCAAAGATGAAACAGAATTGCTGCGCAGGCACACCAAAGATTTTGGATTTACGATCATTGAAAAAAATCATCTGGGCAGTACCGTACTCAGTAACATGATCCGATATCATCATGGGCCACTATATGAAGGAGAGCCCGGGTGTTATCCTATGGGGCTGGAGTGTGGGATGATGCCGCCCTATGTCAGAATATGCAAACTGATGGATATTTATGATGCCATGACTTCCAAACGCAGCTACCAGGACGCCGTTAACCAGGTTACTGCCGTCACCGGCCTGTTCCGCAGTTACGTACACAAAGACCCCATCTTGCAGTTTATTCTCCATGCGTTTGTTAAAACCGTCGGGCTCTATCCGCCGGGCAGCATTGTTTTTCTTAAAAGCGGACAAATGGCCTATGTTCTTGAAAACGAGGGGCCCCTTGTTCTTCCTTTTACAGACAAAAACCAGGTCCCTTTAACATCCAGACCGGATCCTTTTAACGCTGGGGAACAGACCGGGCTTCTTGCCATTGACAGTGACAGAAGCATCAGGCAGCCCAAAAAAATATGGGACTGTCTACCTGCATTTATCAGGGAAATTGCCCTGCCCAAGGATCAGGTGGCAGCAGCAGTTGCTGCTGCGATTTCCCCCATATAA